Proteins encoded together in one Telopea speciosissima isolate NSW1024214 ecotype Mountain lineage chromosome 6, Tspe_v1, whole genome shotgun sequence window:
- the LOC122665449 gene encoding uncharacterized protein LOC122665449, which translates to MNTGVKQGRIMSQDDSTQPPGSEDWTQEDSGATTLVRRGRGKRGKTMAKDIVNMPSGEKICIGVNKYGQANSTRTAKIATWIGLLAKNTDLLPLTYPDWRKVPQVYKDDACAKVMEKFDIPESSRSWILEKLCARWRDYKSLLKSEHFNKYETDSERMANIDLKCMSKEQWEAMFKMWGDNNHLELSQRNKDNKAKQIMRHTTGSTSFAVLRERKKTEHPERLSPSRIEMFDLTHRSTKTGNFIDPESERIMINIELSKRSEEDQQNPQVRKKSSKVL; encoded by the exons ATGAATACAG GAGTGAAACAGGGAAGAATCATGAGTCAGGATGATTCGACCCAGCCTCCTGGGTCGGAGGATTGGACCCAGGAGGATAGTGGCGCTACTACTCTGG TTCGTAGGGGAAGAGGCAAGAGGGGCAAAACAATGGCAAAAGACATTGTAAACATGCCTAGTGGGGAAAAAATTTGTATTGGTGTAAACAAGTATGGCCAAGCAAACTCTACAAGGACAGCCAAAATAGCTACTTGGATTGGGTTGTTAGCAAAAAACACCGACTTGTTACCATTAACGTACCCTGATTGGCGAAAAGTGCCGCAAGTGTACAAAGATGATGCATGCGCCAAAGTCATG gagAAATTTGACATACCGGAATCTAGCCGGAGTTGGATCCTAGAGAAACTTTGTGCTCGATGGAGGGATTACAAATCTCTACTGAAATCTGAACATTTTAATAAGTATGAGACGGATTCAGAACGTATGGCAAACATTGATCTGAAATGTATGTCTAAAGAACAATGGGAAGCTATGTTCAAGATGTGGGGGGACAATAACCATTTG GAACTTTCACAACGAAATAAAGATAATAAGGCCAAACAAATAATGCGCCATACGACAGGAAGTACTTCCTTTGCAGTATTACGTGAAAGGAAG aaaactgAGCATCCAGAACGTTTATCTCCTTCTCGTATTGAGATGTTTGATTTGACACATAGATCGACGAAGACTGGAAATTTCATAGACCCTGAATCAGAAAGGATAATG ATAAACATAGAGCTTAGTaagagaagtgaagaagatcaACAAAACCCTCAAGTCCGGAAGAAATCTTCAAAGGTGCTCTGA
- the LOC122663930 gene encoding uncharacterized protein LOC122663930, translated as MGRKSRPHLIATRHAKEFPAWFNEHILHLRQNGEEVPHHIRWLARGPNLDVRSYNEYIYNGIKFRSKSHEKHRKTQNSGVLITAISEDYSSSRDRHPIEGIITYYGLLKKVVELEYAEDLKVILFHCDWVDNRKGVEEDELGFVLVNFNHLLYSSRDQLAEPFVLPSQAEQVFYIVDSHRPEWQVTMRPKSRDIFDMGQQDPDRDDLDQTYTQSTLQYRQYVEHSEDDGDASLSWVRSDVEGIIIDTPIGLINSMESSDDDISN; from the exons ATGGGTCGTAAATCTCGCCCACATCTTATTGCGACAAGACATGCTAAGGAGTTTCCAGCTTGGTTCAATGAGCAT ATCTTGCATCTACGTCAGAATGGGGAGGAGGTGCCTCATCATATCAGATGGCTTGCTCGAGGTCCTAACTTGGATGTGAGAAGTTATAATGAATACATCTATAATGGCATCAAGTTTCGTAGTAAGTCACATGAGAAGCATAGGAAAACTCAAAATAGCGGGGTCCTTATTACGGCAATTTCAGAAGATTACTCCAGTTCAAGAGATAGACATCCTATTGAAGGAATTATCACGTATTATGGTTTGTTGAAAAAAGTAGTTGAATTGGAATATGCAGAGGATCTCAAAGTAATATTATTTCATTGTGATTGGGTTGATAACAGAAAGGGAGtagaggaagatgagttggggTTTGTACTTGTCAATTTTAACCATTTATTGTATAGTAGCCGAGATCAGCTTGCCGAACCATTTGTACTTCCATCACAAGCAGAGCAAGTGTTTTACATTGTAGATTCTCATAGGCCTGAATGGCAAGTTACCATGAGGCCTAAAAGTAGGGATATTTTTGATATGGGACAGCAGGATCCGGATCGTGATGATTTAGATCAGACATATACACAGAGTACATTACAATATAGACAATATGTAGAACATTCagaggatgatggtgatgccAGTCTTAGTTGGGTAAGATCTGATGTGGAAGGTATTATAATTGACACCCCCATCGGATTGATCAATTCAATGGAAAGTTCAGATGATGATATATCAAATTGA